A region of the Apium graveolens cultivar Ventura chromosome 6, ASM990537v1, whole genome shotgun sequence genome:
CGTGGTGTCCATATCTGATCTGTATCATTCCAAACATTAAATTGTGGAATTTCATCATAGGTGTATTGTCCGAAATTAGGATTGGTGCGATTCAGTTGGAAAAATGCTTCCAGTGGGCTATGACGGTACTTCTCGAAGTTGACTACTTTTTGAAGACACTCTTGCTCCTGAAAAGTACAGCTCCTCTGACCGGGCAAATGGAATGATAAACGATGAACATATATGGATCGATGATGTATTAGAAAACCAAAAATACGATGAGCAGCCTCGGATGCACATATATACCGTCCGTCAAAATACTCATTATTCTCATCAACTGCCTCATCAGATTTCTCTGTGTTCCCTCCATTTTGCCCTGTTATTTCAACAGTAACACGATCGTGTCATTTAAGACAATACTTGAATAAGTACTTTAAACTACGTGCATGGAAACAAATCTCAACATTCATGTGGCACTGGTATTTGACTAACAAATCGCGGTTATATGGAACTACCCATTGATTATCCAGATTACACTTTCCTTTAGAAACAGTAATATTTGTTTTATGACGTTTGTAAATTGGAAAACCGGATTGGTCAAAAGATGTTTAAGCTTGATACATGTCATAATTGTTAAATAGTCAGGATAAATGGAAACATAAAAATCAAGCTTACATAATGTATTCATTTTTCTAACTTACTTTTTCGGGAAATGCTTCGTACATTTAAAATCCTTCATACACGCACATTTGGGATTATCCATTCCGCAAGGCCCATGAATCATAATAGATTGCACAACAGCATAACCTACAGGGTCAGTTTCAGGATCAGGAAGTTCCGCAGATACATATTTATCGACATTGGTAGACAAATTCTTTTTAGACTTAGAATTAATCTAAATCAGCAAATGAACATGAGGAAGTCCTCGCTTCTGAAATTCAACTACATACATCACTGAAATGgaaaaaatatgataaaaatcAGACATTAAATTAAAACAATAACAGTAAACAGGTTACATACACATATATTTAGTTACAAAATTAAGTAATACCTCCAATACATACTCAAAAATAATGTTTGGTCTTTATGTCATCTAGCAACTGTTCCACTTTCAAGTGAAACGCGAGTGATATTATATCTGGAGAATCAGAAGCAGAACAACCAGGTAATTTCTTCATCATTTCTTGTATTTCATTCCATTGAGAATTACAAGTCATCATTAGGAAAATGTCAGGATGACCAACAACACGACAAACGGCAAGTGCATCTTGAAAATTTTGTTGCATATATCTTTTAGATCCCATGAAATTTGCTAGAAGCACAAAACCTTTCCCAGTGGTGGTGGAATCTAAATTCCCATTCCTTACCTTCTTCGCTATATTACTATACAGATCATTCCTTAGAATGGTCTGATGAGTACGCAACCACCAGTGACACGACTGCTCAATATATGAGAAAGCGTCAACTACATACTGCTGGAACAATTTACCACCCAATCAAACTTGTAATCCTGTTTGTAGTAATAATCTAATATTTGTAAGCATACATAACAATAAAAAAATAGtacaaatttaaataataaatttaattccaGCAATACCTTCATTCAGGCGTACTTGTAACCTGTAAGCATAATACTCTTTCATTGTTATCCGCTTACGTTTCTTCTTGTACTGGTTCTCAGGATCAACATAAGATATTTCATCATGATATACATCCTCGCCGGCTGGAAACAGAAGTGGGTACTGTAGTGCCATTAGTAACGGATGAAAAGTTGAGATTCTTTCAAGATCTTTATTTTGTTTCTCTAAAATAATGTCACGTTCACCAACAGTGGTTTGTTCGTCTTCAACCATTACAATTGCAACTTCCTTAGAAAGACCAATATTATTCTCACGCCCACTTTCTGAATGACtaactttaatctttatcttcGTGTCTCTTATAGGCTCCTCTCTGAAATGATCACGGGCATAACGAAATTTGCGAACCAAATGATTAGTATCATCCAACATTCTAATCAACCCTTCAACAATTCCAGTGTCTATTTCGTCACCATCATCAACTTTAACCCACTTCGTTTGTTTATCAACCTCGTGCTAAGTATCATATATATAAATTTGACAAAATTTGGGATCTTCTCCATCATCCGATATGAGAGTACCGAAAACATGATGATTTTGACTATTAAGCCGATACATGTAAGGAGTTCTGCCACGATTGATCGAATTATCCACCTTACCACCTATAGATTTAAAAGCAAACATGGCATTATAGAGTTTGATGTTTTTATTGAAATGTCTTGATTTAGCCTTATTATTGTACAACTCAAATAGGTATGAAGGAATTGGAGGAGTTTCGGGCAATTTTATTTGACAATGTGAACAACAGATGCTAAACTTTGGCAAACCACGAGTGACATTTTTATTAACCCTCTCTTCTTTCCATGTTATAGCATGGCACTCGGGACATTCTACATCAGGAGATCCGAATGTCGCATAACCATCTGCTGATCAAAATAGGTTCATAATATTATACCTAAATAGTAACAGATAAAACAAACTGTCAAAATAATGTATGTAACAGAGACATAACCAGCAATAGCAGGCTTATTCTGCATTCTGTCATTCATATGAACATCACTTTCTTCCAAAAAAATACCTTCATCTTCATCAAGGACATATTCTAAATTTTTAAGAAACCACAGTCAGAATTGTAATTAGGCAAACAAAATAATAGTACATGGGTAAAATTTTCTGACCATCATCCCATGGTagctgtaatatcccatattttcaattattattattatttggaattatttatgtgtttttatgtgaattttggtaatTATCTGATAATTGAAATTGATggttgggtgtttatatgtgatattatttgagtattttaatttttatgtgtccagaataaaatttagataattgtgatatttttctggtaattttcggactgttatatgattttataatgatttatgtatttattaattattttctgagtaattaccaaatttattttataaagccgggaatcgtccaacttcaactgttttacCTTTTCACAatccgaaactcttctgaaaactcctttctaaccgaatctggtaatttcggacattttccgtgttttgactttttcaatccggattacggtttgacccgtatgagtcccgacgcaaaattttcgatacgataatcattttgataaaACAACAAAACCCATATTATCGAAAggcgggatattattacattattttcgtataaagtatttcAAAAGAAgtccggttttgataattatccaaatctgatactAAATTAGATCGTTTTTAtagttatttagcggctaagtaatgtattttcggatccgatatgatccaatagaatacttgttacgtgtttaaactgcatttatatgaatcgatccgtaatttggacgcGCGTTCATCTGCGTTActcgttttatgtgtgttgaatgtatttgatgtgttttggggattttctatttatttaaggatcgtttctgtttttcaaaaataaacggaccgggaccccaccgggacgtcaaagcccacaaaattcacgTTTTTATTTTTAGAGAATTACTCGTATTTCAAATATCCCGTATTGTTGTATATTTGAATTATTCGCGAATTTAGGAAATttcgatacaaattttatattttatcacttttaaaattattcccccgAAATTAGTATTATGGGccgaattattttaattagggaatAAAAACATCCTTAGTTTATTTTAGAGTattgattttctgcagaaaaataAATAGCTgtctatatttatttttattcattttttttagaaaaattcagaaaaatagaaaAGCAAGAACAGAATTTTTGGGTAAAATCCAATGATCAATCTTCATCTCATGATATCCAGAGATCGGGTGATCCGTTTTTGACGTTCTGATAGTCGAATTGAAGCTTGTTTCAAGCCCTATCTTTTGATACAAGAATCACGATCTGAGgttcaatattctgaaaaatcatttttttagtATTGATTCGAATTTGACTCTTTAAGTTCTATTGATTGTTGTTTGAATTGGAGGTTATAGATAGCTCTAAATTGATTTAGAGAGTCGATTTATGTATTACCTGAATTGTTTTAGTCCCGAAATGATATAGACGAGTTCTTAAGTTTAATCGATTTTATGTTTGATTTTTTCGAAAAATATTTATGTTGGTTATGGGTTGTGATCATTTGAACTGATTTGTATGAGCTTTAGCTTCGTTTTGGTATCAGAATCGTTTAATTTGGTTCAGGAATGGCGAAGTTGGGTGTTGGGCCGGAGTTCTGGTTCGAACTCGCCGGATTTTGATGAAAACTCGACGGAAATCGTTGTGTTGTGATTGTGTGATACGTTGGAGTGCGAGGACTGTTTTGGAATCAAAATACGGGCAAAACCGTATCGTTTGGCTGGAATTCGGGGTAAGAAACGATCTCGCCGGAGAACTTCCCGGCGACCGGAATCTGGGAATTCCCCAGACGCCGGCGGGAAGTCCGGCCATGTTCATATAAACCCATCAGGGTTCTTCAGGACCCGTGAAACCGGATTCCACGACCCGACTTCAATCCGTTTTTCCCAATTGCAAAACTCAAAAATCTGTTtttgatattttctttttatttttaattcaaatttctttttcttatttacaaaattaatttttttttattttgaaaatcattattttaattctgaaaatttattttaattcaaaaataaatctaaattatttaattaattaattttagtttataattaattatttaattagtgtaataatttaaatattaattgaataattaatttaattagttattaattaattttaattgattatttaattaaatttaattatttattcttgatttaaaaattctgaaaaatagttccgaatttaaaatattattttaaattattttccggctcaataattcttataaaattattttcgggtgttcaagcccttttatttaattattaaatgattcggagaccgttttaattccgaataatgttcaaaaattcatactaaatcaaccgttcgtccgtttaatattAAACGAACGCCaccagactcagaaaaatattccgctttcaataaaaatactttcgagacccaaatccttttgtttcgaaaggtcgcttgttttacaagttattcttaGTCAagttttgatcgataaatcatatttttggcccgatttcagttttaaacgtaccgagtcgacccttttgacgaaccgagtcatatgtgatatgaattatgtgatacgtgagttatgtgcttatgtactatgtgaattacatgtgtacgtgggtcaagagtcctgtgtttgatTATTATAGTTATGcgtgggttatcgtatgggtagacgataggctgtTGAAGCAGTTCGTTGAGtaattatcgattagacgattaaagccATATCTTTTGATTATAGATACGgatctttcaagacgatcaggaccagatggaatggatgtAGGCTAGAGTTGAATTGTATGGAATATTGAAGTGCaacactgcatgagcagcagaccaaagaattagtagaataaagacggtgatattttgagacagaatgtcagaataaatGCGTCTCcgcgagtgtgactaactgctaaaaacccaaaggcaagtacccttgacttcacttatcgtttaagtgacgtttatttcgaatcatattatgcaagtatccctatcatcacttattgttcaagtgatatttattttaaatcttcttatgcaagtatttctttccctattctcagtttagaatcgataaatgttttacatatcgctgaattaaatgattccgTTTATGCAAGTAATCTTTTGCTGCTAatctatgttcagaatagcaaagtgattttacttatcaaattactggatttataaatattttggattttgagaaagatgattttgttgcgagaattcctgcccaggtgaatgggggaataaaaattatttaggatgtcgaaggattcggctcctttttcaataaaaaggttttaagattggaatggttactggttactggttacagcgtaggtgatcgagatatcggtccagctgtaatatttttcaaggctagttatgccttttctggcgccctataggtaccgtatgttttcgggatacgggtagtacctatatttacggtatggctgcgggataccggtgttgtttcgcgactgatcatcgggaacagcataaaatgttattggttccaatctaaattgatatcaaaatttctttattattttgataatcatagaataaatgatttatcaactgattctgttttggaataatggtaaaatgcagttttgattcagattctgatttatgctgatacttgcgttgttgttaaatatcaaaggtggtattagtatagatgattgatgttgacttcagtatggaatgttgtgagcatcaatgttcgtattgatatctaatttgatatgacagtaaaataagtattaatttcaagagttcggttttgagtaaaatTTTACGATTCACTCCATATTCATTGTTTCTTGTTACTGTTGcttacgatatttccgtaaacactgttttacgagttttattcttgtcaagattcaaagtattactgaagcctttcgcttgaaaatataaaaagggttttgaatataattaaggaattaattctgggattcctcaactaaaattttatgattcagcaaattatgattttaaaatgttctgcgctattgcagatgtcgatttcatatcaaaatgaccctatatatgctataatgatcttgctgagcatttctttcgctcatacttgcctgttttaaaatttaacctccagtgacgattagcttgcgctgtttagctgcgaaattcgaggaagcaaagaagaagcacttggaaggtggttggtccagggtttgtgggctagtgtaagttttattgtgtaaagttgtttatattatattatattatagttgtatattttaactgggcctagtatacttctaTTCGAAGTTAAACTAATGGGTTTAGTTTTGaattgagaattgttgaaaaggattttaaaagaaattgaaaaaaattatttatggaatttggaattcttatttctagaactgtaaccttaaaagatattggattagtttggggtcataaatgataaatatcttccgttggcatttgtttttaattaaacaggttaatttggattgaagttttatagtgatgaccaaatcccctgaccccggatttgggggagTTACAAGTtagtatcagagctgaggttatagtaaactagaaacgagagtgtgtaggagtatGTATAactatgtgaggacgtttgagctcatattgagttcctgttggactattggatgtAGTACCAACAAGTAAGTTATGATAGGCGCgttcgttcgagatggttgtgctgagcaggatggaactccgggaagctgcaaacttctatggtggaattttctgaggctactacgattcgacgacgatgaagattatcgatatccgtggaacatgaagaagtttcTAGAATCAAATGgcgagtcaactgaagagttcaaattgaagataaatattaagaccttggtaataccttctctttttataatttcttttgacctctTTCAAAAGACCCTAACACTCGTTTAATTATTTTGTtccagaatcttgttttctggatttcattttccttcagaaatattagctttgaaatcttttcagttttattcatttaattttggattcctttgatattcttttattctgactgagatgaacaaccctaactataggggacacaaggtacacctttctgtgtgataggagttggatgggacgccatcacttacgtgtattgtgaatacatgaaggttaacaacctttagtagtgtcttaatttggacacgcaataccaagttcatttgatcacattgatctcttagttattcttttatttcaacaatacattttctcaaattcagattttgttctgttttggtatcaaattcttttctttttaaaattccatgattttatcatcccaaacattcgaaggtatgccaataaGGTTAAACTGAGTTATctttgtcaagtcaaagcagggttatgtgatgggattaccaagagcaacagtggactgCGATGCAGTTGTAATATTAGTGGCATATACCGAAGTCAATCcatttctttatttctctctttatctctttttctttttctttctctttctctttatctttctctttattcttctttctctctcacaatcagtaaaaagtgattctattgaaaAAATTGGTCAAAAGATGTGGATGGAACAATGTTGTAGAGTGAAGCTCTCGTGGTAAttgtgtggtataaggaatttcagggttattagaaattttgagaaaagttgcGTAAGCAagaatggaaagttggttagaaaacccttagtgctttcttctgctgattccgaggacggaatccttataagggggtagattgtaatatcccatattttcaaatattattattattatttgtaattatttatgtgattttatgtgaattttggtaattatctgataattggaattgatggttgggtgtttatatgtgatattatttgagtattttaatttttatgtgtctagaataaaatttagataattgtgatatttttctagtaatttttggactcttacatgattttataatgatttatgtatttattaattattttctgagtaattaccaaaattattttataaagccgggaatcgtccaacttcaactgttttacgtttttacaacccgaaactcttccgaaaactccttcctaacctaatctggtaattccggatattttccgtgctttgactttttcaatccggattacggtttgacccgtatgagtcccggcgcaaaattttcaatacgataatcattttgataaaacaacaaaacccgtattatcgaaaggcgggatattattacattatttttgtataaagtatttcataagaagctcggttttgataattatccaaatttgataCTAAATTagatcgtttttatagttacttagcggctaggtaatgtattttcggatctgatatgaCCCAATAGaatacttgttacgtgtttaaactgcatttatatgaatcgatccgtaatttggacgcGCGTTCTTCTGCGTTACTCGTTTCATGTGTGTTGaatgtatttgatgtgttttggggattttctatttatttaaggatcgtttctgtttttcaaaaataaacggaccgggaccccaccgggacttCAAAGCCCACACAATTCACGTTTTTATTTTTAGAGAATTACTCGTATTTCAAATATCCCGTATTGTTGTATATTTAAATTATTCGCGAATATTAGAAAATTTCggtacaaattttatattttatcacttttaaaattattcccccgAAATTAGtattttgggcctaattattttaattagggaatAAAAACATCCTTAGTTTATTTTAGAGTATTGATTATCTgcaaaaatataaatagctgtctatatttatttttattcatttttttagcaaaattcagaaaaatagaaaAGCAAGAACAGAATTTTGGGGGTAAAATCCAATGATCAATCTTCATCTCATGATATCCAGATATCGGGTGATCCGTTTTTGACGTTCTGATAGTCGAATTGAAGCTTGTTTCAAGCCCTATCTTTTGATACAAGAACCACGATATGAGgttcaatattttgaaaaatcatttttttagtATTGATTCGAATTTGACTCTTGAAGTTGTGTTGATTGTTGATTGAATTGGAGGTTATAGACAGCTTTAAATTGATTTAGAGAGTCGATTTATGTGTTTACCTGAATTGTTTTAGTCCGGAAATGATATAGGCGAGATCTTGAGTTTAATCGATTTTAtgtttgatttttaaaaaaatattgatgTTGGTTATGGGTTTTGATCATTTGAACTGATTTGTATGAGCTTTAGCTTCGTTTTGGTATCAGAATCGTTTAATTTGGTTCAGGAATGGAGAAATTGGGTGGTGGGCCGGAGTTCTTGTTCGAACTCGCCGGATTTTGATGAAAACTCGACGGAAATCGTTGAGTTGTGATTGTGTGATACGTTTTCTGTTGCCTGGAGTTCGTGGACTGTTTTGGAATCAAGATACGGGCAAAACCGTATCGTTTGGCTGGAATTCGGGGTAAGAAACGATCTCGCCGGAGAACTTCCCGGCGACCGAAATTTGGGAATTCCCCAGACGCCGGCGGGAAGTCCGGCCATGTTCATATAAACCCATCAGGGttcttcaggacccgtgaacccGGATTCCACGACCCGACTTCAATTCGTTTTTGCCAATTGCAAAACTCAGAAATCTGTTtttgatattttctttttatttttaattcaaaattctttttcttatttacaaaattcattttttttattttgaaaatcattattttaattctgaaaatttattttaattcaaaaataaatctaaattatttaattaattaattttagttgataattattatttaattagtcatttaatttaaatattaattgattaattaatttaattagttattaattaattttaattgattgtttaattagatttaattatttattcttgatttaaaaattctgaaaaatagttccgagttttaaaatattattttaaattattttccaggctcgataattcttataaaatgattttcgggtgttcgagccctattatttatttattaaatgattcggagaccgttttaatttcgtaaaatgttcaaaaattcatattaaatcaaccgttcgtccgtttaatacgaaacgaacgccaccagactcagaaaaatattccgctttcaataaaaatactttcgagacctaaatccttttgtttctaaaggtctcttgttttacaagttattctgagtcaagttttgatcgataaatcatatttttggcccgatttcagttttaaacgtaccgagtcgacccttttgacgaaccgagtcatatgtgatatgaattatatgagacgtgagttatgtgcttatgtgctatgtgaattacatgtgtacgtgggtcaagagtcctgtgtttgatTATTATAGTTATGCGTGGGCTattgtatgggtagacgataggctgtTGAAGCGCAGTTCGTTGAGtaattatcgattagacgattaaagctatatcttttgaTTATAGATATGgatctttcaagacgatcaggaccagatggaatggatgtAGGCTACAGTTGAATTGTATGAAATATTGAATtacagcactgcatgagcagcagaccaaagaattagtagaataaagacggtgatgttttgagacagaatgtcagtATAAATGCGTCTtcgcgagtgtgactaactgctaaaaacccaaaggcaagtacccctgacttcacttatcgtttaagtgacgtttatttcgaatcatattatgcaagtatccctatcatcacttattgttcaagtgatatttattttaaatctttttatgCAAGTATTTCTTTCCCTATTCttagtttagaatcgataaatgttttacatatcgctgaattaaatgattccgTTTATGCAATTATTCTTTTACTGCTAATCTATGTTCAGAATAAcaaagtgattttacttatcaaattactggatttataaatattttggattttgagaaagatgattttgtagCGAGAATTCCTGCCCAggtgaatgggggaataaaaattatttaggataTCGAAGGATttggctcctttttcaataaaaaggttttaagattggaatggttactggttactggttacagcgtaggtgatcgagatatcggtccagctgtaatatttttcaaggctagttatgccttttctggtgccctataggtaccgtatattttcgggatacgggtagtacctatatttacggtatggctgcgggatactggtgttgtttcgcgactgatcatcgggaacagcatgaaataatattggttccaatctaaattgatatcaaaatttatttattgttttgataatcatagaataaatgatttatcaattgattctgttttggaataatggtaaaatgcagttttgattcagattctgatttatgctgatacttacgttgttgttaaatatcaaaggtggtattagtatagatgattgatgttgactttagtatggaatgttgtgagcatcaaagttcatattgatatctaatttgatatgacagaaaaataagtattaatttcaagagttcggttttgagtaaaattttatgattcagtccataatcattgtttcttgttattgttgtttacgatatttccataaacactgttttacgagttttattgcCGAAGCCTTTCActtgaaaatataaaaagggttttgaatacaattaaggaatcaattctgggattccacaactaaaattttatgattcagcaaattatgattttaaaatgttctgcgctattgcagatcTCGATTtcatatcaaaatgaccctatatatgctataatgatcttgttgagcatttctttcgctcatacttgcctgtttttaaatttaacctccagtgaggattagcttgcactttttagctgcgaaattcgaggaagcaaagaagaagctcttggaaggtggttggtccagggtttgcgggctagtataagttttattgtgtaacgttgtttatattatattatattatagttgtatattttaattgggcctagtatacttcttttcgaagttatactagtagGTTTAGTTTTgaattgagaattattgaaaaggattttaaaagaaagtgaaaaaaattatttatggaattcggaattcttgtttctagaactgtaaccttaaaagatcttggattagtttggggtcataaatgataaatatcatccgttggcatttgtttattaattaaacaggttaatttggattgaaattttatagtgacgaccaaatcccctgaccccggatttgggggcgttacagtagCTCCTCTTCTTCATCACCCAAACCATCAACAACATTTCCTCCAACCAAATTTTGTTCTGAAACATAAGGTGTCATTACACATTTTATTAATATGGTGTTCAAAAGAACAATAGATGCAAAAGAAACAATATATAAACAATAGACCAGCATTCTCATAGTCAACATCATGAATGGAAGATTCTTCAAACAATCGTGAAGCTGATGATTCAGAAACTTCGG
Encoded here:
- the LOC141665475 gene encoding uncharacterized protein LOC141665475 gives rise to the protein MQNKPAIAGYVSVTYIILTHEVDKQTKWVKVDDGDEIDTGIVEGLIRMLDDTNHLVRKFRYARDHFREEPIRDTKIKIKVSHSESGRENNIGLSKEVAIVMVEDEQTTVGERDIILEKQNKDLERISTFHPLLMALQYPLLFPAGEDVYHDEISYVDPENQYKKKRKRITMKEYYAYRLQSCHWWLRTHQTILRNDLYSNIAKKVRNGNLDSTTTGKGFVLLANFMGSKRYMQQNFQDALAVCRVVGHPDIFLMMTCNSQWNEIQEMMKKLPGCSASDSPDIISLAFHLKVEHDINSKSKKNLSTNVDKYVSAELPDPETDPVGYAVVQSIMIHGPCGMDNPKWQNGGNTEKSDEAVDENNEYFDGRYICASEAAHRIFGFLIHHRSIYVHRLSFHLPGQRSCTFQEQECLQKVVNFEKYRHSPLEAFFQLNRTNPNFGQYTYDEIPQFNVWNDTDQIWTPRSCRHYGLLDDDNEWHEVLSDAAKSSFPGQIHHLFVHIIVNCQVTDIRHLWNEHLKNMIDDIILGRRDKSGGLQTILNEKQLEFYALVEIDKLLRCIGKSLEHFKQLPIPPRSYLQTGSNNLVIDETSYDMSEMAAEFDKRFPKCYLEQLHIYNAVLQSVQENAGGLFFAYGSGGCAATLMPGGRTAHSRFKIPIILDDYSSCGIGHDSDIADIIRLVHPSKYELPFGVSQYCLVHHAQIYILKKNMRLNQGQSEEEVANLKNFFDWVLEIGNGKVAPPLDGLYDYVEDDIIVPD